AGATATTTTGTATGTTCAAAGTCTGGTTTTAAATGTGGATACTTTTTAAAATCACCTAAATATGCAGCTTCACCTGCTCTCATAGATAAACCACAAATAGAAGTATGTCCTGTAAAATTTACAGTACCAAATGACATTAAAAATCTATGGATAAGAGCAGCAGTTCTTCCCTCATGGGTTGTTCCAATTACACAAAGACCATTTGATTTTGGTCCAAATGATGGTTCATCAGGATTAATAGGAGTTTTTATGTCTCTTGTGTCTTTTAATCCTTTTACAACACCTTCTCCAAATAAGTCTCCACCATTTACAATTTCATTAATAAGCTCATCAATATCCATCTCTTTCCACTTATTCTCTCCACGTTTACCAACTCTTTTAAGGGGTTTCAATACTCTATTAGGAGCATCGATTTTATCAAAAATAGCATTTCCTCTAGCACAAACATTAGATCTATATGTTTCAAAATCACCATTTTGTGAGAGTGTTTTATAACTATCTTCTATACTTGTATTATATGGAAGCCATGGATTTGTAGAAAGTAAATTGTATGGATTTCCAAGAACTCTAACTACTTTATCTGTTTTTTTATCTATTTTTACTCTTACACCACATTGAGTTGTACAACCTATACAAGTAGTAGGAAGAATTTTATAATCTTCATTTTTAACAAATTTATTATTTAAAAAACTATGCTCTGCTACACTTGAATTAAAATATATACTATCTTTTGCTTTTTCACCTTTATCCGATAGTGTTGCCACAGCTCCAAGTGTTTCTTTATATCCTGATATAGAAGCGGCAGCTACAACAGCACCTGAACCCAATAAAAATTTTCTTCTACTATTTTGCATCTTCTGCTCCTTCATAACAATCTTTCATCTCTTCATCCCAAGGGAATATTAATAATACTGCACAAATAAGCGCAAATAAAATACCCCAGTTTGAAAGTACAGTAATTACACTATCTTGTCCAAACATTGGTGGAGTATAATGTAAAAATCCAGGAGTAGTTCGAGGTATCTCTTGCCCTCCAATAACTGTATTCCATCTAAATATCCAAACACCAATAGCAGTAACTATACCACCGAAATAAACAACCGCTGGAATATATCTTAATCTTGTAAAGCCAATAATTAATGGTACAAATAAGCATAAAACATAATCAATCCAAAGTGTATCTTCAAAATGAATACTAAAATAACTATAAAGTGCGTATTTTTCTCCATTTGCAAAAGTCAAAGAGAAAGTAAGCCATAAAAATCTCATAACAAGATCAGAAATAATAAACCAAGAGAGTAATCTTGCTAAAGTTGCTACCATATCAGTATCTACTTTTTTACGTTCTGATAAAAATCTTTGAAAAAGTGGAATTAAAATAACAAGTAACCCAGTACCAGAAACCATAGCTGAAGCTAAGAATATGATAGGCATCAAAGGAGTATGCCACATAACATTTGCATGAACAGCTCCTAAAATATATCCTGTATATCCATGAACACAAAGAGCCAATGGTATCCCTATAGCTCCTAAAATAAAACCTTTTTTATGATCTTTTTCCAAAGATTCTTCACTTAAACTCATATTCCCAAAAGTGAATAATTTATTAAAAAATCTACTTAAACCTTTTGACTCATTTGCTTTTTTTACAAAATAGGCTCTATACATCGCCTGTGCCTCAAAAAAGATAAGTATAGGATATGCCATAAGAAGCAATACACCCCATTTCATTGGTGAAGTTGGAAAGTCTTCCCAACCATATAAAAAGAAGTTTAAAACTCTTCCTGGTTGTCTTAAGTCATCTAACAAATTAAGTGGAGCAGCTACAAGTAAAACAAAAGCCATAAGTAGAGATATTCCAGCGATTGGTTTATATTTTTTCCAACCAAAAACATGTGCAAAACTTGAGATAATAAATGCCGCAGCTGAACTTCCTGTAAACCAAAAATAATTTGGAATATCAATTCCCCAAGGTTTTTCTATAGTAATAGAAGAAATTAGAGTTAAAAAATGTTGTGCATTATCCATGATTGTGTGCCTCCATTCTAGCTTTTTGCCATTCTTTTTCAAAGCCCTCTTCTGTTTTCACCATATCATCTAGACTTTGAGTTGTAGAAAATAATTCTTCTAATTTTGAATCAAGATTGATATAAAAAGTTTGGGGTTTTGTTCCTTCTGACTCTTTTAATACTGTCGTTGAAAAATTACTCATAAGTTTATATACATCTGAGTTTTTATCGTTGATATCACCAAAAACTCTGGCTCCACCCACACAGGTCTCTACACAAGCAGGGAGTAAACCTTTATCTACTCTTTGTGCACAGAAATTACATTTATCAGCTGTTCTTGTTTTTTTATTGAAGTATCTTTTATCGTAAGGACAGGCACTAATACAGTAACCACAACCCCAACAAATTTCATTATCTACAACTACAATTCCATCTTCTCTTTTAAAAGTGGCACCAGTTGGACAAACAGGAACACAAGCTGGATTTTCACAGTGATTACATAGTTGTGGTAAAAAACCCTTTCTTACATCTGGAAATTCACCCATTTCTGTCTCTGTTACAAATGTTCTAAACTGTCCACTTGGTACTTCATTTTCTATTCTACAAACAGATGTACAGGCTTGACATCCTATACATTTTCTCAAATCTAATACCATAACAAAATGTTTACCTTTTTGACCAATATGTCTAGTATCATTATTATCACGACCGGGAATTTTCATTGAAAAAGCGTTTGCACTAGTACTAGCAATCATCGTAAATGCTGTAGTTGTAAGCCCTTTTTGCAAGAAATCCCTTCTTGAATTTTTTGAAGACATTCTAACTCCTTTAAAATATTTAAAAGAATTGTAACAATACAAAAGGAGGAAATAGGGAGGGAAATTAAAAAAAGAAGTTTTTAGAAAATTATGGTAAAAATAGCCCCTTTTTGTGAGTTTTTTATCTCAATTTTACCACTATTATTTTTTTCTATAATAGTTTTTGTCATATACAAACCTATACCTGTTCCACTTTTGGCTTGCTTTGTACTAAAATATGGTTCAAAAATTTTATCTAGAGGAAATACCTTTATACCACCAGCATTATCTTCTATACTTAAGATACTTTTTGTATCTTTTTTATATGCTAAAATCTCAATTTTAGCATCAATTATGCCTCTTTCTATAACAATATCCTTAGCATTACTTATGATGTTTAAAAGTGCTTGAGATATTTCATTGGGATAACAATAGACTTCAAAATCATCTTTTATATTAAGAATGCACTCTATTGCATTGTTTTCCAAAGAAGCACTCATAAGTTTACTAGCGCTACTTATAATTGAAGAAATATTAACTGATTCTTTTTGTTTCCCTGAAGAAAAAAAGTTTCTAAAATCATCAATAGTTTTTGACATAAATATGACTTGTTCATTTATCTCATTAACTTTATCATGAAACTTCTCTTTGGTAAGTTTATCTCGTTCGTAATGTAGTTCCATATTTATAAGAATAGATGAGACTTCAGTCAATGGTTGTCTCCATTGATGGGCAATATTACCAATCATTTCACCCATACTAGCTAACTTACTTTGATGGGCTATGATTCTCTCTTTTTCATTTGCTTCTCTTTGTTTAATAAGTTTGAGTTTTATCTCTTTTTCTATTTTTATTTGAAGATTTTTATTTAGCTCTTCTAACTTATTTTGACTTATTTTTAACTTCTCATTTGATTCATCTAACTCTTTTAAAATCTTATCAAAACCATAATTTATAACCATGATAGTTATAAGCACTAAAATAACCATAATTATTAAACTTTGCAAAATCGCCTTTTGCAATATCTTTTTCCAATGAAGTACATCTTGCAAAAAGATTATTTTAAA
This portion of the Arcobacter nitrofigilis DSM 7299 genome encodes:
- a CDS encoding cache domain-containing protein, with product MKYDSKLKFLPVKTKTIILVLAIYILLSAIFFFIRYLDIKDFALLNQNAELKRVQQVYTETLNRTKKFYINRGYANINSYGIKEAFKNSNKEALDKLSQPRWNIIKKENSYLKSFCFYDKEGDLLTYFGASPESKLSFANSLKKPYDGFWFNNKSFDYHTVSEARDKNSNIIGYVVFVIDPKYFLSEIRKLINIYAFISYQKANEKEMRFMLNKDTETSEIIKNNKIKIDSEIRTSEGLFLPYAIKGKGINSLNDFKIIFLQDVLHWKKILQKAILQSLIIMVILVLITIMVINYGFDKILKELDESNEKLKISQNKLEELNKNLQIKIEKEIKLKLIKQREANEKERIIAHQSKLASMGEMIGNIAHQWRQPLTEVSSILINMELHYERDKLTKEKFHDKVNEINEQVIFMSKTIDDFRNFFSSGKQKESVNISSIISSASKLMSASLENNAIECILNIKDDFEVYCYPNEISQALLNIISNAKDIVIERGIIDAKIEILAYKKDTKSILSIEDNAGGIKVFPLDKIFEPYFSTKQAKSGTGIGLYMTKTIIEKNNSGKIEIKNSQKGAIFTIIF
- the dsrO gene encoding sulfate reduction electron transfer complex DsrMKJOP subunit DsrO encodes the protein MSSKNSRRDFLQKGLTTTAFTMIASTSANAFSMKIPGRDNNDTRHIGQKGKHFVMVLDLRKCIGCQACTSVCRIENEVPSGQFRTFVTETEMGEFPDVRKGFLPQLCNHCENPACVPVCPTGATFKREDGIVVVDNEICWGCGYCISACPYDKRYFNKKTRTADKCNFCAQRVDKGLLPACVETCVGGARVFGDINDKNSDVYKLMSNFSTTVLKESEGTKPQTFYINLDSKLEELFSTTQSLDDMVKTEEGFEKEWQKARMEAHNHG
- the nrfD gene encoding NrfD/PsrC family molybdoenzyme membrane anchor subunit, whose protein sequence is MDNAQHFLTLISSITIEKPWGIDIPNYFWFTGSSAAAFIISSFAHVFGWKKYKPIAGISLLMAFVLLVAAPLNLLDDLRQPGRVLNFFLYGWEDFPTSPMKWGVLLLMAYPILIFFEAQAMYRAYFVKKANESKGLSRFFNKLFTFGNMSLSEESLEKDHKKGFILGAIGIPLALCVHGYTGYILGAVHANVMWHTPLMPIIFLASAMVSGTGLLVILIPLFQRFLSERKKVDTDMVATLARLLSWFIISDLVMRFLWLTFSLTFANGEKYALYSYFSIHFEDTLWIDYVLCLFVPLIIGFTRLRYIPAVVYFGGIVTAIGVWIFRWNTVIGGQEIPRTTPGFLHYTPPMFGQDSVITVLSNWGILFALICAVLLIFPWDEEMKDCYEGAEDAK